In Pseudobacter ginsenosidimutans, the following are encoded in one genomic region:
- a CDS encoding DUF3667 domain-containing protein → MNPTNCLNCRAELATSQRFCADCGQKTATHRITLPHFLHEFFHAFTHADKGVFHLLKELTLHPGLVAREYIGGKRKKYFNPFTFFLLVMAVFVFASTMLTKTLPEVKPDPAIIARIPTAEGKAAYIATMERAGNAVVFMSKYGNVVGMIAVPFLSLITWLCFRRKGYNYGEHLTANLLFTSYNNLVFALFIIPLEAVWKSLNANQWLIACGLTFHAIYLSWGLSGFLLMRGFRKRLVVFLVSLMATALWMLLSITAMSVYIYQNKNFYHFILRTLGLD, encoded by the coding sequence ATGAACCCAACCAACTGCCTGAACTGCCGTGCGGAACTGGCTACCAGTCAGCGTTTTTGCGCCGATTGTGGTCAAAAAACTGCTACGCACCGCATCACTTTGCCCCATTTCCTGCACGAATTCTTCCATGCTTTCACACATGCCGACAAAGGTGTTTTCCATCTTTTAAAGGAATTGACCCTGCATCCGGGCCTGGTGGCCAGGGAATATATCGGCGGTAAAAGGAAGAAATATTTCAACCCTTTCACCTTCTTTCTATTGGTGATGGCGGTCTTCGTGTTTGCGTCCACCATGCTCACCAAAACCCTTCCGGAAGTGAAGCCGGATCCGGCAATTATAGCGAGGATCCCAACTGCAGAAGGGAAAGCTGCCTATATCGCCACGATGGAAAGGGCTGGCAATGCCGTTGTGTTTATGAGCAAATACGGAAATGTGGTGGGCATGATTGCAGTGCCTTTTCTGAGCCTGATCACCTGGCTCTGTTTCCGGAGAAAAGGATACAATTATGGCGAGCATCTCACCGCCAATCTCCTGTTCACTTCATATAACAATCTTGTATTCGCCTTGTTCATCATACCGCTGGAGGCGGTTTGGAAAAGCCTGAATGCAAACCAATGGCTGATCGCATGCGGACTGACCTTTCACGCCATTTATCTAAGCTGGGGACTAAGCGGTTTCCTGCTGATGCGGGGATTCAGAAAGCGATTGGTTGTATTTCTCGTGAGCCTGATGGCAACTGCATTATGGATGTTGTTATCGATAACGGCCATGTCGGTCTACATCTATCAAAACAAAAACTTCTACCATTTCATCCTGCGAACACTGGGGCTGGACTGA
- a CDS encoding sterol desaturase family protein: MEAIREQILILISTPVYLIIIGAEILLSNYRHRKAYTWKDTGVNVYLMLMNGALDLLFRGVYLVVLDYFYRHQIFNFDHVIVYWFMLVLLEDFLYYWLHRFDHEIRIFWAVHVTHHSSDLFNFTVGFRSSVFQPLYRFIYFIPLALMGFSPLDIIFIYSATQIWGIFVHTEFIKKMGWLEHILVTPSHHRVHHASNPKYLDKNMGMFLIIWDKIFGTFQAELPEAEYQPIKYGLTSPLKKETPVTVVFHEWSSIWKDITRTDITWKEKWHYLFGPPGWSHDGSRLTSEEMRAEEDAQAGNSTVFQEERLRMK, from the coding sequence GTGGAAGCCATAAGAGAACAAATACTGATCCTGATCAGCACCCCTGTTTATCTCATCATCATCGGTGCTGAAATTCTGTTGAGCAATTACCGGCACCGTAAAGCTTATACCTGGAAAGATACCGGCGTGAACGTGTACCTGATGCTGATGAATGGCGCACTTGACCTGCTGTTCCGCGGCGTGTACTTAGTGGTATTGGATTATTTCTACCGTCACCAGATCTTCAACTTCGATCACGTTATCGTATACTGGTTCATGTTAGTACTGCTGGAAGATTTCCTTTATTACTGGTTGCACCGTTTCGATCATGAGATCAGGATCTTCTGGGCCGTTCATGTAACACATCACTCTTCCGATCTTTTCAATTTCACGGTTGGCTTCAGATCATCTGTATTTCAGCCGCTCTATCGTTTCATCTATTTCATTCCACTTGCACTGATGGGCTTCTCGCCACTGGATATCATTTTCATCTATTCAGCCACTCAGATCTGGGGCATCTTCGTACATACGGAATTCATCAAAAAGATGGGATGGTTGGAACATATACTGGTTACGCCTTCGCACCATCGTGTGCATCATGCCAGCAATCCGAAATACCTGGACAAGAACATGGGCATGTTCCTCATCATCTGGGATAAGATCTTCGGCACCTTCCAGGCCGAGCTTCCCGAAGCCGAATACCAGCCGATCAAATACGGGCTTACATCGCCTCTAAAAAAAGAAACACCTGTTACAGTAGTGTTCCATGAGTGGAGCAGTATCTGGAAAGACATAACCCGCACAGATATCACCTGGAAAGAAAAATGGCATTACCTCTTCGGTCCTCCCGGCTGGAGCCACGATGGCAGCCGCCTTACCAGCGAAGAAATGCGCGCAGAAGAAGATGCACAGGCAGGCAACTCCACCGTATTTCAGGAAGAAAGGCTGAGGATGAAATAA
- a CDS encoding sterol desaturase family protein produces MNTLQQQFVTLVSTPFYVIIIGIEILLNSLHHTHSYHWKDSARNFALSILGGLTDLLMRAVSLAVMSFCFAHALFTLSHSWTYWVVLVFAVDFLHYWLHRLSHTSRFFWAVHVNHHSSSHFNFTTGFRAAVFEPFYRFIFYLPLPFAGFQPIDVLLVYSILEIWAICTHTEKIKQLGWLEYIFVTPSHHRVHHGSNIKYLDKNMASVFIFWDKLFGTFQQELPASEYEPIRYGLTSPLEDQSIPSLVLHEWRGIWTDLKRKDITWKQKIQYVFRAPGWSHDGSRKTSDSLRECEKVGKYG; encoded by the coding sequence ATGAATACGCTTCAACAGCAGTTCGTTACGCTGGTATCTACACCCTTCTATGTGATCATCATCGGGATCGAGATCCTGCTGAACAGTCTTCATCATACCCACTCCTATCATTGGAAAGATTCCGCCCGCAATTTTGCACTCAGTATTCTTGGAGGGCTCACAGACCTGCTGATGCGCGCCGTTTCACTCGCCGTTATGAGTTTCTGTTTTGCCCATGCACTGTTCACGCTTTCACATTCCTGGACCTATTGGGTGGTACTGGTGTTTGCTGTTGACTTCCTTCACTACTGGCTGCACCGGCTAAGCCATACCAGCCGCTTCTTCTGGGCTGTGCATGTAAACCATCATTCCAGTTCGCATTTCAATTTCACTACCGGTTTCAGGGCCGCCGTGTTTGAACCTTTTTATCGTTTTATATTTTACCTGCCGCTTCCATTTGCAGGATTCCAACCTATCGATGTACTACTGGTGTATTCCATTCTCGAGATCTGGGCCATCTGCACACATACAGAAAAAATAAAACAACTTGGTTGGCTCGAATATATTTTCGTTACACCATCACACCATCGCGTGCATCATGGTTCCAACATAAAGTATCTGGATAAGAACATGGCATCTGTTTTTATTTTCTGGGATAAATTATTCGGCACTTTCCAGCAGGAATTACCTGCCAGTGAATATGAACCCATCCGTTACGGACTCACCAGTCCGTTGGAAGATCAATCCATACCATCGCTTGTATTGCACGAATGGCGCGGTATCTGGACCGACCTTAAAAGAAAGGACATTACATGGAAACAAAAAATACAATATGTTTTCCGCGCTCCCGGATGGAGCCATGATGGCAGCAGAAAGACCAGTGATTCATTAAGAGAATGTGAAAAGGTTGGCAAATATGGATAA
- a CDS encoding YkgJ family cysteine cluster protein produces the protein MAKPLFGNGHSIEVLEKMQWKKRSAEHQKLYKQFLKSADKNKALKQLPDLHEEAFSQIDCLQCAACCKNYSPRFKTPDIKRISKLLRMKESAFIETYLKLDEEGDYVVKSTPCPFLGADNYCSIYDDRPSDCHRFPYTDEDVILKRPQLTLKNAEFCPAVFYVMEKLVANGK, from the coding sequence GTGGCTAAACCCCTTTTTGGAAACGGACATTCGATAGAAGTGCTGGAAAAGATGCAGTGGAAGAAGCGTTCTGCGGAGCACCAGAAATTGTACAAACAATTTCTCAAATCGGCAGACAAGAACAAAGCGCTGAAACAATTGCCTGATTTGCATGAAGAGGCTTTCAGCCAGATCGATTGTCTGCAATGCGCCGCCTGTTGCAAGAATTATTCTCCCCGGTTCAAAACACCGGATATCAAACGTATCAGCAAGCTCCTGCGGATGAAGGAGAGCGCCTTTATCGAAACTTACCTGAAGCTGGATGAAGAAGGGGATTATGTGGTGAAGTCTACACCCTGTCCGTTCTTAGGCGCCGATAATTATTGCAGTATTTATGATGATCGTCCTTCGGATTGTCATCGTTTCCCTTATACTGATGAAGACGTGATCCTCAAACGTCCACAGCTGACGCTAAAGAATGCGGAGTTTTGTCCGGCTGTGTTTTATGTGATGGAAAAATTGGTAGCTAACGGAAAATAA
- a CDS encoding MFS transporter has protein sequence MESGDRVPESSFEVLKIKEFRLYIIQRFFFTMAMRMIATVVWWQMYLITKNPLALAFIGLSEAVPAILLSLYSGHVVDKTDNRKLMLITILLYVVCAGALLTITIPSIEHSVGKHFIQYSIYVIIFSTGVIRAFLGPVTNAIMAQMVPKSHLPSAVTWRSGTWLGASVLGHASAGFLIAYAGYTNTFALIIFYILISATAAYFISAKPPQHNKKEQKTWESVKEGLKYVMGTKELLGAMTLDLFAVLFGGAVAMIPFFAGEILKVGAIGFGWLNAAADIGSALVIVYLTLFPLKKNQGKLLLFAVAGFGICIITFGLSTIYWLSFVALLFSGVLDGISVVIRGTILQLKTPDEMRGRVSAINSMFINSANEIGSFESGLAAKLMGVVPSVLFGGAMSVCVVIGAWIKAPSLRKFQY, from the coding sequence ATGGAATCAGGAGACAGAGTCCCGGAAAGTTCCTTCGAAGTACTTAAGATCAAAGAATTCCGGTTATACATCATACAGCGTTTCTTTTTTACCATGGCCATGAGAATGATCGCCACAGTTGTTTGGTGGCAGATGTATCTCATCACAAAAAACCCGCTGGCGCTGGCTTTCATCGGGTTGTCCGAAGCTGTTCCCGCTATCTTATTATCGTTGTACTCAGGGCATGTGGTTGACAAGACCGATAACCGGAAGCTGATGCTCATCACTATTCTGCTTTATGTGGTCTGTGCCGGCGCATTGCTCACCATCACCATTCCTTCCATTGAACATTCCGTAGGCAAACATTTTATTCAGTATTCCATTTATGTGATCATCTTCAGCACCGGTGTGATCAGGGCTTTCCTGGGTCCCGTCACCAATGCCATCATGGCGCAGATGGTGCCCAAATCACATCTGCCCAGCGCCGTTACCTGGAGGTCCGGCACCTGGCTGGGTGCGTCTGTGCTGGGACACGCATCGGCAGGTTTCCTGATTGCCTATGCAGGTTATACCAATACTTTTGCCCTCATCATCTTTTATATCCTCATCTCGGCAACGGCCGCATATTTCATCTCTGCAAAACCACCACAGCATAATAAGAAAGAACAGAAGACCTGGGAAAGTGTAAAAGAAGGATTGAAATACGTGATGGGAACGAAGGAATTATTGGGCGCGATGACGCTTGATCTGTTTGCTGTTCTGTTCGGAGGTGCTGTAGCCATGATCCCATTCTTTGCCGGTGAGATCCTCAAAGTGGGCGCTATCGGTTTCGGATGGCTGAATGCCGCTGCAGATATAGGTTCCGCGCTGGTGATCGTATATCTCACTTTGTTCCCGCTGAAAAAGAACCAGGGCAAACTATTATTGTTTGCAGTGGCAGGTTTCGGTATCTGCATCATCACATTCGGATTGAGTACAATTTACTGGCTGAGTTTCGTAGCATTATTGTTCAGTGGTGTGCTGGATGGCATCAGCGTAGTGATCCGCGGCACTATCCTTCAACTCAAAACACCAGATGAAATGCGTGGCCGCGTATCTGCGATCAACAGCATGTTCATCAATTCGGCCAATGAGATCGGAAGTTTTGAAAGCGGCCTCGCCGCAAAATTAATGGGCGTTGTGCCTTCTGTACTTTTCGGTGGCGCCATGAGTGTATGTGTAGTGATCGGTGCCTGGATCAAAGCTCCAAGTCTTCGGAAGTTTCAATATTGA
- a CDS encoding deoxynucleoside kinase, whose translation MKYHFITIEGNIGAGKTTLAHLLAKKYDARLILEAFADNPFLSKFYENPSQFAFPLELFFMAERYKQLKELIQTRDLFNTITISDYLFTKCLLFAKVNLPEEEFRLYQKLFDIIHQQLVQPDILIYLHAPVQKLQANIKRRNRPYEQQIPDDYLFNIQQTYTQYIKQHNIKTLFIDASNADFLGNEKHLQVITDALEKDYGPGQHYFTLP comes from the coding sequence ATGAAATATCACTTCATTACTATCGAAGGCAATATCGGCGCAGGTAAAACAACCCTGGCCCATTTGCTTGCCAAGAAATACGATGCCAGACTGATCCTCGAAGCATTTGCCGACAATCCCTTTCTCAGCAAATTCTACGAGAATCCCAGCCAGTTTGCCTTTCCGCTGGAATTGTTCTTCATGGCCGAACGTTACAAACAACTGAAAGAGCTGATCCAGACCCGTGATCTGTTCAACACCATCACCATCAGCGATTATCTCTTCACCAAGTGTTTGCTCTTTGCCAAAGTAAACCTGCCCGAAGAGGAATTCAGGCTCTACCAGAAATTGTTCGATATCATCCACCAGCAACTGGTGCAACCGGATATCCTCATTTACCTGCATGCACCTGTTCAGAAGTTACAGGCAAATATCAAAAGACGTAACAGACCTTACGAACAGCAGATCCCGGATGATTATCTCTTCAATATTCAGCAGACCTATACCCAGTATATCAAGCAGCACAATATCAAAACCCTGTTCATTGACGCCAGCAATGCAGATTTTCTCGGCAACGAAAAGCATCTGCAGGTGATCACCGATGCACTGGAAAAAGATTACGGTCCGGGTCAGCATTATTTCACTTTGCCATAA
- the folK gene encoding 2-amino-4-hydroxy-6-hydroxymethyldihydropteridine diphosphokinase, with amino-acid sequence MNKAYLLIGGNMGNRVEQLQLAVDHIRQRVGQVEQVSALYETAAWGKTDQPSFLNQALLVHTQLEPLPLLKELLSIELEMGRERLEKNGPRTIDIDIIFYNDAIISEPGLLVPHPAMAQRRFVLAPLAEIAPDLQHPQLKQTMRKLLEACTDPLPVARFN; translated from the coding sequence ATGAATAAAGCGTATTTACTGATAGGCGGCAATATGGGCAACAGGGTTGAACAACTGCAATTGGCGGTTGACCACATCAGGCAAAGGGTTGGACAGGTGGAACAGGTTTCCGCCCTCTATGAAACGGCCGCCTGGGGCAAAACAGACCAGCCCTCCTTCCTCAACCAGGCCCTGCTGGTGCATACGCAACTGGAACCCCTGCCATTGCTGAAAGAATTGCTCTCCATCGAACTGGAAATGGGAAGGGAGAGACTTGAAAAGAACGGACCGCGTACCATCGATATCGATATTATCTTTTATAATGATGCCATAATTAGTGAACCCGGACTGCTGGTGCCGCATCCTGCCATGGCGCAACGCCGCTTTGTGCTGGCGCCTCTTGCCGAGATCGCGCCGGACCTGCAACATCCGCAACTGAAACAAACCATGCGCAAATTGCTGGAAGCCTGTACAGACCCATTACCTGTTGCCAGGTTCAATTGA
- the sppA gene encoding signal peptide peptidase SppA gives MSSFLKIFLASLLALIVFTVAAFFLLVGMAGSLASSEKPTVGGKAILVVNLEDEFKEIAEDNPIAEITAGEENQTPALYDLLRLIRHAKSDSAVKGIYLRCGSNANGFATGEAIREALADFKSANKFVIAYGDVITQGGYRVGNVASKIYCNPKGGVDWKGYAMQLLFLKGTLEKLDIQPQIFYAGKFKSATEPFRETKMTDANRQQSTELMNGLYEQLLLQTAEARKLDTATLHRYANENLIRSANDAVKYGLVDGLKYDDEVKDEIKQRTGSGKYDKINFITAGKYMKAVDYKKSGKSKIAVIYAQGDIIDGKGEKESIGSESYRTLVRKARLDKDIKAIVFRINSGGGSALASEVIWRELTLAKADKPVIVSFGDVAASGGYYLACNADSIFAEHNTITGSIGVFTLIPNMQGFFNKKLGVTFDGVKTSPDADAMTVSKPLTESQKRFLQNDIDSTYHTFKSRVAEGRKLSIEYVDSVGQGRVWIGSKAVELGLVDRIGGLDQAVACAARMAKITDYRLREYPDKRGFLDMILGSKEQAPQAALRQELGEDGYRVYQQIKKTKNLSGKAQARMPFELVVE, from the coding sequence ATGAGTAGCTTTCTTAAAATATTCCTCGCAAGCCTGTTGGCATTGATCGTGTTCACAGTGGCTGCTTTCTTTTTGCTGGTTGGCATGGCGGGGAGCCTGGCATCTTCTGAAAAACCAACCGTTGGCGGCAAAGCCATACTGGTGGTGAACCTGGAAGATGAGTTCAAGGAAATTGCAGAAGATAATCCGATCGCAGAAATCACTGCAGGGGAGGAAAATCAAACACCTGCCCTCTATGATCTGCTCCGCTTGATCCGTCACGCAAAATCCGATTCGGCGGTGAAAGGCATCTATCTCCGCTGCGGCAGCAATGCCAATGGTTTTGCCACGGGTGAGGCCATCCGTGAAGCACTTGCTGATTTCAAATCCGCCAACAAATTCGTAATTGCCTACGGCGATGTGATCACACAAGGTGGTTATCGTGTAGGCAACGTGGCCAGTAAGATCTATTGCAATCCCAAAGGCGGTGTAGACTGGAAAGGATATGCGATGCAACTGTTGTTCCTGAAAGGCACGCTGGAAAAGCTCGATATCCAGCCTCAGATATTCTACGCAGGAAAATTCAAAAGTGCTACAGAACCATTCCGCGAAACAAAAATGACCGATGCCAACCGTCAGCAGAGCACGGAGCTGATGAATGGCCTCTATGAGCAATTATTGCTGCAAACCGCGGAAGCCAGGAAGCTGGATACGGCTACGCTTCATCGTTATGCCAATGAAAACCTGATCCGCAGCGCCAATGATGCAGTTAAGTACGGACTGGTGGATGGACTGAAATATGATGATGAAGTGAAAGACGAGATCAAGCAACGTACCGGTTCCGGCAAATATGATAAGATCAACTTTATTACTGCCGGTAAATACATGAAGGCGGTAGATTATAAGAAAAGTGGAAAAAGCAAAATCGCCGTGATTTATGCGCAGGGTGATATTATCGATGGAAAAGGGGAGAAGGAATCCATCGGCAGTGAAAGCTACCGTACGCTCGTGCGCAAAGCGAGGCTGGATAAAGATATCAAGGCAATCGTGTTCCGGATCAATTCCGGCGGTGGCAGCGCCCTTGCCAGTGAAGTGATCTGGCGTGAGCTCACGCTGGCGAAGGCTGATAAGCCGGTGATCGTGAGTTTCGGCGATGTGGCCGCATCCGGTGGTTATTACCTGGCCTGCAATGCAGACAGCATCTTTGCAGAACACAATACCATCACTGGCTCTATCGGCGTGTTCACCCTCATTCCAAATATGCAGGGCTTCTTCAATAAAAAGCTCGGCGTTACTTTCGATGGTGTGAAAACATCTCCCGATGCAGATGCCATGACCGTTTCCAAGCCGCTCACCGAATCCCAGAAAAGATTCCTCCAGAATGATATCGACAGCACCTATCATACTTTCAAATCCCGCGTGGCGGAAGGAAGAAAGCTGAGCATCGAATATGTTGACAGTGTTGGACAGGGACGTGTATGGATCGGCAGCAAGGCCGTGGAGCTGGGATTGGTTGACAGGATCGGTGGCCTGGACCAAGCCGTGGCCTGTGCAGCGCGTATGGCGAAGATCACAGATTACCGCCTCCGTGAGTACCCTGATAAAAGAGGTTTCCTCGATATGATCCTCGGCTCGAAAGAGCAGGCTCCCCAGGCTGCACTCCGCCAGGAACTGGGAGAAGATGGATATCGCGTATACCAGCAAATCAAAAAAACGAAAAACCTGAGCGGCAAGGCCCAGGCCCGGATGCCTTTCGAACTGGTGGTTGAGTAA
- a CDS encoding ABC transporter permease: MSQPYSQVKAMLAITKASFKGILKSPQAVFFSLFFPIVLITIFGAIGGNRGISLDVAFTKNSDTNNIVYHAINGGFVPGVEVETGTETELQDRLMKGRIVALIEVKETPGAKSSFDVHLKTTSAGMKDLPVLQGVLENVINKTNDMITPREKTYATISSEKVEGREYRMIDFYLPGMLGFSLMGTAVFGVAFVFFSFRETLVLKRLFSTPIKRLYIVLGESLARIIFQLMTAVILIVFGVLLYNFTLAHGFMTFLEMMLLCLMGVVVFMGFGYTISGLAKSQHVIPVYANLFMFPQFFLSGTFFPKTLLPAFLQPVLKFIPLTAMNDAMRKISFEGAHIWEVGSELAILLGWAVVAYALAVKTFKWE; the protein is encoded by the coding sequence ATGTCACAACCATATAGTCAGGTCAAAGCCATGCTGGCTATTACGAAAGCCAGCTTTAAAGGCATACTCAAAAGTCCTCAGGCCGTATTTTTTAGCTTGTTCTTTCCGATTGTACTGATCACCATCTTTGGCGCAATTGGTGGGAACAGGGGGATTTCTCTCGATGTTGCGTTTACGAAGAACAGTGATACCAATAATATAGTGTACCATGCCATTAATGGCGGTTTTGTTCCGGGCGTTGAAGTGGAAACCGGCACTGAGACTGAATTGCAGGACCGGTTGATGAAAGGAAGGATTGTAGCGCTGATTGAAGTGAAAGAAACCCCGGGCGCTAAATCAAGCTTTGATGTGCATCTCAAAACCACTTCCGCAGGGATGAAAGACCTGCCTGTTCTGCAGGGTGTTCTCGAAAATGTGATCAATAAGACCAATGACATGATCACACCACGTGAGAAAACCTATGCTACCATCAGTTCCGAAAAAGTAGAAGGCCGCGAATACCGCATGATCGATTTCTATCTTCCCGGCATGCTCGGTTTCTCGCTCATGGGCACTGCTGTGTTTGGTGTGGCATTTGTTTTCTTCTCCTTCCGCGAAACACTTGTTCTCAAAAGACTTTTTTCTACTCCCATCAAAAGACTATACATCGTTCTGGGCGAAAGCCTTGCCAGGATCATCTTTCAATTGATGACTGCTGTGATCCTGATCGTGTTTGGGGTGTTGTTATATAATTTTACACTGGCGCATGGTTTTATGACCTTCCTGGAAATGATGCTGCTCTGTTTGATGGGGGTAGTGGTATTCATGGGATTCGGTTACACCATCAGTGGCCTGGCAAAGAGCCAGCATGTGATACCGGTGTATGCGAACCTGTTCATGTTCCCGCAATTCTTTTTATCGGGCACTTTCTTTCCTAAAACCCTGCTGCCTGCTTTTTTACAACCCGTATTGAAATTCATCCCGCTCACTGCCATGAATGATGCTATGAGAAAGATCTCTTTCGAAGGCGCGCATATCTGGGAAGTGGGAAGCGAACTGGCTATTTTGCTGGGTTGGGCAGTTGTGGCCTATGCACTGGCAGTGAAAACATTCAAATGGGAATAA
- a CDS encoding SRPBCC family protein, with product MRLIKLAVISFVAIFLVVFLLSLLIPSHVRVSRAINIDAPVDSVMPQLTDIRNWKSWNTMLDNAAYKDVKYEENGFHSDQVQIVRTGVKADSVLTTWHQQSGRDILSGMACFNFNGVTAVQWYFDFHLRWYPWEKIGSIIFDKQLGPPMEKSLDNLKKMVEKQR from the coding sequence ATGCGTTTAATAAAATTGGCCGTTATCAGTTTTGTGGCCATCTTCCTGGTAGTATTTCTGTTGAGCCTGCTGATCCCTTCGCATGTGCGCGTGAGCCGCGCCATCAATATCGATGCGCCGGTGGATTCCGTGATGCCGCAACTGACAGATATCCGTAACTGGAAAAGCTGGAATACGATGCTGGATAATGCTGCATACAAGGATGTGAAATACGAGGAGAATGGTTTTCATTCAGACCAGGTGCAGATTGTGAGGACGGGTGTGAAAGCAGACAGTGTGCTCACCACCTGGCACCAGCAGAGTGGCCGGGATATCCTTTCCGGCATGGCCTGTTTCAACTTTAACGGAGTAACAGCTGTGCAATGGTATTTCGATTTCCATCTCCGCTGGTACCCCTGGGAAAAAATCGGAAGCATCATTTTCGATAAGCAACTGGGGCCACCGATGGAGAAGTCGCTGGACAATCTGAAGAAGATGGTGGAGAAACAACGCTGA
- a CDS encoding glycoside hydrolase family 18 protein has translation MVHRILSILILAFTGTVLCAQSNISKDFAIIAYYTGNEKEIDEYPVDKLTHIIFSFCYLKDNKLVTGSPDADARIKKLVSLKKKYPALKILLSLGGWGGCKDCSESFSSAAGRNTFAVSVNEMLKKYNADGIDLDWEYPAIEGYPGHPYKPEDKTNFTELVLALRKELGEKMEISFAAGGFTKFLQESVEWDKVMPLLNRVNLMTYDLINGYSPVTGHHTGLYSTDMQIESTDHAVKYLDSTGVPKNKMVIGTAFYARVFERADSLHNGVNRPAKFKSFVPYKLLLKEFSAKDGFIPHWDEQAQAPYSYNPEKKLFATYDDLRSIRLKTKYAISQGLNGIMFWELTLDVPKGGLLDEIHKTKKEMITER, from the coding sequence ATGGTACATCGCATCCTGTCCATTCTTATCCTGGCATTTACTGGCACCGTCCTGTGCGCACAGTCGAATATCAGTAAAGACTTTGCCATAATAGCCTATTACACCGGCAATGAAAAAGAGATAGATGAATATCCGGTAGATAAACTCACGCATATCATTTTCAGTTTTTGTTATTTGAAAGACAACAAACTGGTGACCGGCAGTCCGGATGCAGATGCAAGGATCAAAAAGCTCGTATCGCTGAAAAAGAAATATCCTGCACTGAAAATATTGTTGTCGTTAGGTGGATGGGGCGGTTGTAAAGATTGCTCTGAGAGCTTTTCCTCTGCAGCAGGCAGAAATACTTTTGCTGTTTCCGTAAATGAAATGCTGAAAAAATATAATGCGGATGGCATCGATCTTGACTGGGAATATCCAGCAATCGAAGGTTATCCCGGACACCCCTACAAACCAGAGGATAAAACTAATTTCACAGAGCTGGTGCTGGCGCTTCGCAAAGAATTAGGTGAAAAGATGGAGATCAGTTTCGCTGCGGGTGGCTTTACCAAATTCCTGCAGGAATCTGTGGAATGGGATAAAGTGATGCCACTATTGAACAGGGTAAACCTCATGACCTATGACCTCATCAATGGCTATAGCCCTGTAACCGGCCACCATACCGGCTTGTATTCAACGGATATGCAGATTGAATCCACGGATCATGCTGTGAAATATCTCGATTCAACAGGAGTACCTAAAAATAAAATGGTGATCGGAACGGCTTTCTATGCGCGGGTCTTTGAAAGGGCCGACAGTCTGCATAATGGCGTGAACCGCCCGGCAAAATTCAAAAGCTTTGTCCCTTACAAACTGCTATTGAAGGAATTTTCGGCCAAAGATGGATTCATTCCTCACTGGGACGAACAAGCGCAGGCGCCTTACAGCTACAATCCTGAAAAGAAATTATTTGCTACCTACGATGACCTGCGCTCCATCCGCCTGAAAACAAAATATGCCATCAGTCAGGGACTCAATGGCATTATGTTCTGGGAACTGACACTCGATGTCCCTAAAGGCGGTTTGCTGGATGAAATTCACAAAACGAAAAAAGAGATGATCACTGAAAGGTAG